Proteins from a genomic interval of Candidatus Acidulodesulfobacterium ferriphilum:
- a CDS encoding B12-binding domain-containing radical SAM protein, with product MQADRKLLLISLHDPFLDSDRVMPPIGIMSLQAYMPPSGIDSAIENDFDIDNIEKYSEYTHFAISCMTPQKVEAYKILHAIKSEFKDKTVIIGGPHAKYYIDDCIKEPFDYIIVGDGEFALKAVMEGKAPERILNIPISEEEMNALPVPYREPEFLKQYNFDIQGVNTSTILTAKGCPMKCAFCEDAGSKVRLYNPSNINMQIKDVLSAGFKGVMFFDDIFAISKKRVMDLFPVITKHDIFYRCFGHARSMDEGMAKMLSESGCIEIGFGAESGSQKILDVIDKRTKVEDNIKFIEICNKYKIKVKAFIILGLPGEDMSTIKQTRRFLDVLMSNRFTNKFGKEITNDFDITVYFPYKGTRVRDYMDKKDNHYDIFFTKDPDEMLGFYKGKGGSAEITVRTSGLSAEDIGKIQKDLILEYKKMVIS from the coding sequence ATGCAGGCTGATAGAAAGCTGCTTTTAATCTCGCTTCACGACCCTTTTTTAGATTCTGACAGGGTTATGCCCCCCATCGGCATCATGTCCCTTCAGGCCTATATGCCGCCTTCGGGAATTGATTCGGCAATAGAAAACGACTTCGATATAGATAATATAGAAAAATACTCCGAATATACCCATTTTGCCATATCGTGCATGACGCCCCAAAAGGTCGAGGCATATAAAATATTGCATGCTATAAAGTCTGAATTTAAAGACAAAACCGTCATAATAGGCGGACCGCATGCCAAGTATTATATCGACGATTGCATAAAAGAACCCTTCGATTACATAATAGTCGGAGACGGTGAGTTTGCTCTTAAAGCCGTTATGGAAGGTAAAGCCCCGGAAAGAATATTAAATATCCCCATAAGCGAGGAAGAAATGAACGCCCTTCCCGTGCCGTATAGGGAACCTGAATTTTTAAAGCAATATAACTTCGACATACAGGGGGTTAACACATCTACAATTCTTACAGCCAAGGGCTGTCCGATGAAATGCGCATTTTGCGAAGATGCGGGAAGCAAGGTAAGATTATATAACCCATCTAATATAAATATGCAGATAAAAGATGTTTTAAGCGCAGGATTTAAAGGAGTAATGTTCTTTGACGACATATTTGCCATATCTAAAAAAAGGGTAATGGATCTTTTTCCCGTTATAACAAAACATGATATATTTTATAGATGTTTCGGGCATGCAAGGAGCATGGATGAAGGGATGGCGAAAATGTTATCGGAATCAGGCTGCATTGAAATAGGTTTCGGCGCAGAGTCCGGTTCGCAAAAGATACTGGATGTGATAGATAAAAGAACCAAAGTCGAAGATAATATTAAGTTTATAGAGATATGCAACAAATATAAGATTAAGGTGAAAGCCTTTATAATTTTGGGTTTACCCGGCGAAGATATGTCCACGATAAAGCAGACAAGGAGATTTTTGGATGTACTTATGTCTAACAGATTCACAAATAAATTCGGAAAGGAAATTACCAACGATTTTGACATCACGGTTTATTTTCCGTATAAAGGAACGAGGGTAAGAGATTACATGGATAAAAAAGATAATCATTATGATATCTTTTTTACAAAAGACCCCGACGAGATGCTCGGCTTTTATAAGGGCAAGGGCGGAAGCGCAGAGATAACCGTAAGAACATCGGGTCTTAGCGCCGAAGATATAGGTAAAATTCAAAAAGATTTAATTTTGGAATATAAAAAAATGGTTATAAGCTAA
- a CDS encoding toxin produces MNLPEKIVNWSSDKNEWLKSERNISFEEIIVTIAEHDKLIDIIQNNEKYIDQKVLVVEIDSYIYLCPFIENDNEIFLKTIYPSRKLTKIYLNNEGDLKNGKND; encoded by the coding sequence ATGAATCTGCCGGAAAAAATAGTAAACTGGAGCAGCGATAAAAATGAATGGCTGAAATCGGAAAGAAATATATCTTTTGAAGAAATAATCGTTACAATCGCAGAACACGATAAATTAATTGATATTATACAGAATAACGAAAAATATATAGATCAGAAAGTTTTAGTAGTTGAAATAGATAGTTATATATATTTATGTCCATTTATTGAAAACGATAATGAAATATTCCTTAAAACTATTTATCCAAGCAGAAAACTCACCAAAATATATTTAAATAATGAAGGGGATTTGAAAAATGGAAAAAACGACTAA
- a CDS encoding tetratricopeptide repeat protein, producing MDTKNKSNLSSYAINASNSRIELNALLNAFNSGNFLEAERLSILMTKSFPDNYIAWKSLGLSLKIMKRFSEAIIPLKKSLELMPEDIETQMNLGIVLTELSAYKEAEIIYRKVIEMKPDYAEAHLNLGVVLKYQGKNDEAANCYRRAIEIKPDFAESYNNLAIVLQDAGNITEAEACFRRAIELNPNYAESYNNMGNLLNDIGKIEEAKELYIKALSIKPDFVACHRNLAQIKTFTKNDPQLETLNYLYESHKNDSDKIEVCFALAKACEDLNKIDRAFDFYAEGNRLMKKKLHYNIEQDISLFKNIKSLFRKVPKTEQIPLKKVKPIMIVGMPRSGTSLVEQILASHSEVFGGGELDALDRLVKKYFLKAKESCSIEERCRLITAGYLDEIDKLTENGKKYFTDKMPLNFRWLGFIMLSQPDIKIVHVVRNPEAVCWSNFKQLFSGTGAGFAYDLKDIYRYYQIYKDLMEFWQELFPGRIYNLNYEKLTQNQKEETKKLLDYCGLNWENGCMEFEKNKRAVRTASFAQVRKKMYQGSSEEWKKFRSRLEGLIE from the coding sequence ATGGATACAAAAAATAAATCAAATCTTTCGTCATATGCTATAAATGCTTCAAATTCACGAATAGAATTGAATGCATTATTAAATGCATTCAACAGCGGAAACTTTTTAGAAGCTGAAAGACTGTCGATTTTGATGACTAAATCATTCCCCGATAATTATATTGCATGGAAGTCGCTCGGCTTATCTTTAAAAATAATGAAAAGATTTTCGGAAGCAATTATACCGCTTAAAAAATCCTTAGAGTTAATGCCTGAAGATATTGAAACTCAAATGAATTTAGGAATAGTCCTGACCGAACTTTCCGCATATAAAGAAGCAGAAATTATTTACAGAAAAGTTATCGAGATGAAGCCGGATTATGCCGAAGCTCATTTAAACCTTGGAGTCGTCTTGAAATATCAGGGTAAGAATGATGAAGCCGCAAACTGTTACAGGCGGGCTATAGAAATAAAACCCGATTTTGCGGAAAGCTATAATAACCTTGCAATTGTTTTGCAAGATGCCGGAAACATAACCGAAGCCGAAGCCTGCTTTAGACGCGCAATAGAATTAAATCCAAATTATGCGGAAAGCTATAATAATATGGGCAATCTTTTAAATGACATAGGAAAAATAGAAGAAGCTAAAGAATTATATATAAAAGCGTTATCCATTAAACCCGATTTTGTTGCGTGCCATAGAAACTTAGCCCAGATAAAGACTTTTACTAAAAATGATCCGCAATTAGAAACCCTTAATTATCTTTATGAAAGCCACAAAAACGATTCCGATAAAATCGAAGTATGTTTTGCCCTTGCCAAAGCCTGCGAAGACTTAAATAAAATCGACAGGGCTTTCGACTTTTACGCGGAAGGCAATAGACTTATGAAAAAAAAGCTTCATTATAACATTGAACAGGACATATCGCTTTTTAAAAATATTAAATCTTTGTTCCGTAAAGTTCCTAAAACCGAACAAATTCCGTTAAAGAAAGTAAAACCTATAATGATAGTCGGAATGCCGAGATCCGGGACCAGCTTAGTGGAACAGATTCTTGCTTCGCATTCGGAAGTATTTGGAGGCGGCGAATTAGATGCTTTGGACAGGCTTGTAAAAAAATATTTCCTTAAAGCAAAAGAGTCTTGCTCCATAGAAGAAAGGTGCAGGCTTATAACGGCCGGCTATCTCGACGAAATAGATAAATTAACGGAAAACGGTAAAAAATATTTTACCGATAAAATGCCGCTTAATTTTCGTTGGCTGGGTTTTATTATGCTTTCGCAACCCGATATTAAAATAGTACATGTCGTTAGAAATCCTGAAGCGGTATGCTGGTCTAATTTCAAGCAGCTTTTTTCGGGAACGGGAGCGGGGTTTGCTTATGATTTAAAAGATATATATCGATATTACCAAATTTATAAAGATCTTATGGAATTTTGGCAAGAGCTATTTCCGGGTCGCATATATAACCTTAACTACGAAAAACTTACCCAAAATCAGAAGGAAGAAACAAAAAAACTCCTTGATTATTGCGGACTCAACTGGGAAAATGGGTGCATGGAATTTGAAAAAAACAAACGGGCAGTGAGAACCGCCAGCTTTGCGCAGGTCCGCAAAAAAATGTATCAGGGAAGCTCGGAAGAATGGAAAAAATTTAGAAGCAGACTTGAAGGACTGATAGAATAA
- a CDS encoding class I SAM-dependent methyltransferase, which translates to MDLQSIYDENYYNNYNTGLGPIAYDRSNPHWLWFFGNIADKILKDLKPKSILDVGCAKGFLVESFRDRGGEAFGIDISEYAINEVRQDIKKYCKVSPANEKFDSWYDLITCIEVLEHLTEQDSQKAIENICKSTDDVIFSSTPDDFSEKTHINVQPLSYWIDSFARHGFYLDTYNCSFIIDHAMRFRKMNHSIAIYNFRTTVKEKDTLINILKSELIKSKTEIKELQDALDKILMAYSKSQQDILNLRLFLENNEK; encoded by the coding sequence ATGGATTTGCAATCTATTTATGATGAAAATTATTATAACAATTATAACACTGGCTTAGGACCTATTGCTTATGATAGATCTAATCCTCACTGGCTCTGGTTTTTTGGAAATATAGCTGATAAAATTTTAAAAGATCTAAAACCTAAGTCTATTTTGGATGTTGGATGTGCTAAGGGGTTTTTGGTCGAATCCTTTAGAGATAGAGGAGGAGAAGCTTTCGGCATTGATATTTCAGAATACGCTATAAATGAGGTTAGACAAGATATAAAAAAATATTGTAAAGTTTCTCCGGCAAATGAAAAGTTTGATAGTTGGTACGATTTAATTACTTGCATTGAAGTTTTAGAGCATTTAACTGAACAAGATTCGCAGAAAGCCATTGAAAATATTTGTAAAAGTACCGATGATGTTATTTTTTCTTCAACTCCCGATGATTTTTCAGAAAAGACGCATATAAATGTTCAACCTTTATCTTATTGGATTGATAGTTTTGCAAGGCATGGTTTTTATTTAGATACTTATAATTGTTCTTTCATAATCGATCATGCAATGAGATTTAGAAAGATGAACCATTCAATTGCTATATATAATTTTAGAACTACTGTTAAAGAGAAAGATACTTTAATTAATATTTTAAAGTCTGAATTAATTAAAAGTAAAACTGAGATAAAAGAGCTTCAAGATGCTTTAGATAAAATATTAATGGCTTATTCTAAATCTCAACAAGATATATTAAACCTGCGTTTATTTCTTGAAAATAATGAAAAATAA
- a CDS encoding glycosyltransferase, giving the protein MENIKLKIFNIFGDKAINESVSLIIKELETADFFKFAVPKDYIFLPLLEEKIEKCGLSIFILKESSDHIEIAVKKFHDFNKIKAAGSEISTFNTAIDLNVKTKKEFNELNDILKNMPDSSIKAFSINGITDDFTYDELEKLFFEAFRILSHGSSFYMEYTGNILSEYLLKGYIEYAGFINVFPATSPVEYEYGKIKIYSKKTGLTDLSKQPKKVLINIDLKQPEKLLESTVLIRDLHNKYNNWDLYLVSDDWKFFDENIYLKYCSSEPPSVNIDYAVYIDDFNPFPHINYELKNLNSRKADLFYSQENLANVRAFMDEHGIAVDDFFLVIDNAFIDIKNKEIVLEKFKIDFPYITRVDFKTLIIGDDFNDLTMKDKSLLLQLSSFYAGGGFNYFLADALYVPSYNADLGTDNYKRKHKAESFDVSIVIPAYNNFNYTKQCVFSIFKNHPLLDFEIIIIDNGSIDETKEYFKNFQDLKNFQFISNKENLGFAKASNLGAKISNSGNILFLNNDTVVSKGAIDELYYSINADKAKSLNIAATGSLLLYPDKKIQQAGIMFEERLVPYNAYSGMDISGCKESDIKNAIYLRSFNALTAACLMVKKNIFEAVGGFDEGYVNGFEDVDLCLKLRESGYKLIFNPKSIIFHFEEKTPGRKKHDIDNINRFMDKWKFKYKRDNYIFTEMDNLFINNKSKDDVSKYIIPLNKIKAAEDKIDNLTSNTQYEEALKLCGEILEINKYNLKVHKKKIEIKQALDLSESKKDFRIILEKKDKTLFSYQAILDNIVKNNKDLKISLDQNEIYQVWIKYNEPSQVELEKQRFFKFEYEPKISIIMPAYNTDREYLIKAIKSVINQTYPNWELCIADDASTEIHVKEILKYYKEKDERIKVIYRTENGHISKASNSALSLATGDYITLLDHDDELSEFALFFAVKEINEYPEAKLIYSDEDKIYYDGSRVSPYFKCDYNPDLFLSQNMISHLGVFKKSIVDEIGGFREGYEGSQDYDLALRFIDKIKYGEIRHIPRVLYHWGMGEGSTAVNIGNKLYAVSAARKAIQDHFGRMNIKAKVVEAPLMPIWNRVIYDIEGGHLVSIIIITHNGYQYLKDLIKSIFEKTSYKNFEIILINNSDDMQTLEYLKLLNEHEKINVIYYNKPFNYSKIINFAVKYADGEILVILNHDMKVINDDWLRELVSHALRPEVGVVGAKLLYPDDTIQHAGVVVEQYRPMHVFSRLHGDDTGYAGRANLLQNYSAVTGACMALKKELYMKTGGMDENLPIAYNDIDFCIKLMQFGYFNVYTPYSVLYNYESKIRGYEDTEEKKLRLKKEMDYLKDKWGRLLERDFAYNINLSHESDSLFGIKLPEKLIEIINSNMSIILHYSVDYSYGNKNILDEKLKKSLRTMEISS; this is encoded by the coding sequence ATGGAAAATATAAAACTCAAAATATTTAATATTTTTGGCGACAAAGCAATTAACGAATCCGTATCCTTAATTATAAAAGAGCTGGAAACAGCAGATTTTTTTAAATTTGCCGTTCCCAAAGATTATATTTTTTTACCTTTATTAGAAGAAAAAATTGAGAAATGCGGTTTGTCGATTTTTATATTAAAAGAAAGTTCCGACCATATAGAAATTGCCGTAAAAAAATTTCACGATTTTAATAAGATAAAAGCTGCAGGTTCGGAAATAAGCACTTTTAATACGGCTATTGATTTAAACGTGAAAACTAAAAAAGAGTTTAATGAGTTAAACGATATACTGAAAAATATGCCAGATTCTTCTATCAAGGCATTTTCAATAAATGGAATAACGGACGATTTTACTTACGATGAATTAGAAAAATTATTTTTCGAGGCTTTCAGAATCTTATCCCATGGATCGTCGTTTTATATGGAATATACAGGAAACATTCTTTCCGAATATCTTTTAAAAGGATACATAGAATATGCCGGTTTTATAAATGTTTTTCCGGCAACGTCTCCGGTAGAATACGAATATGGCAAAATAAAGATTTATTCTAAAAAAACCGGTTTAACGGACTTATCTAAACAACCTAAAAAAGTTTTAATAAACATCGATTTAAAACAACCTGAAAAATTACTTGAAAGCACTGTTTTAATTAGAGACTTGCATAATAAATACAATAATTGGGATTTGTATCTTGTTTCCGACGACTGGAAATTTTTCGACGAAAATATTTACTTAAAATACTGTTCTTCTGAGCCGCCTTCTGTAAATATAGATTATGCTGTTTATATAGACGATTTTAATCCGTTTCCGCATATAAATTATGAACTTAAGAACCTTAACAGCCGGAAAGCCGATTTATTTTATTCACAGGAAAATTTGGCTAATGTCCGTGCCTTCATGGATGAACACGGCATTGCTGTAGATGATTTTTTTCTGGTTATAGATAATGCTTTTATAGATATCAAAAATAAAGAAATTGTTTTAGAAAAGTTCAAAATCGATTTTCCTTATATTACCAGGGTTGACTTTAAAACGCTTATTATAGGAGATGATTTTAACGATTTAACAATGAAAGACAAATCTCTGCTTTTACAACTTTCGTCTTTTTATGCAGGCGGCGGGTTTAATTATTTTCTTGCCGACGCCCTTTATGTTCCGTCTTATAATGCCGATTTAGGCACTGATAATTATAAAAGGAAACATAAAGCCGAAAGTTTTGACGTATCTATCGTTATACCGGCATATAATAATTTTAATTATACTAAGCAATGCGTTTTTTCGATATTTAAAAACCACCCTCTTTTAGATTTTGAAATAATTATAATAGACAACGGTTCAATTGACGAAACTAAGGAATATTTTAAAAATTTTCAAGATTTAAAGAATTTTCAGTTTATTTCAAACAAAGAAAATTTAGGATTTGCAAAAGCGTCTAATCTTGGAGCAAAAATTTCCAATTCAGGGAATATACTGTTTTTAAATAACGATACGGTTGTTTCTAAGGGGGCTATAGACGAACTTTATTATTCTATAAACGCGGATAAGGCAAAATCTTTAAATATAGCCGCCACAGGCTCCCTGCTTTTATATCCCGACAAAAAAATTCAGCAGGCGGGAATAATGTTTGAGGAACGTTTAGTTCCGTATAACGCATATTCCGGAATGGATATATCCGGATGCAAGGAATCAGATATTAAAAATGCAATATATTTAAGAAGTTTTAATGCGCTTACAGCGGCATGCCTGATGGTTAAAAAAAATATATTCGAGGCGGTCGGGGGGTTTGACGAAGGTTATGTCAACGGATTTGAAGACGTCGATTTGTGTTTAAAACTTCGTGAATCAGGTTATAAATTAATATTTAATCCCAAAAGTATTATCTTTCATTTTGAGGAAAAGACGCCCGGCAGGAAAAAGCACGATATAGACAATATTAATCGTTTTATGGATAAATGGAAATTTAAATATAAAAGAGACAATTATATTTTTACAGAAATGGATAACTTATTTATCAATAATAAATCTAAAGACGATGTTTCGAAATATATTATTCCGCTAAATAAAATTAAAGCGGCAGAGGATAAAATAGATAATCTTACATCAAATACGCAATACGAAGAAGCGTTAAAGTTGTGCGGAGAAATTTTAGAAATAAATAAATATAATTTAAAAGTTCATAAAAAAAAAATTGAGATAAAACAGGCTTTGGATTTATCGGAATCCAAAAAAGACTTTAGGATAATCCTTGAGAAAAAGGATAAAACGCTTTTTTCCTATCAGGCAATTCTGGATAATATCGTTAAAAATAATAAAGACTTAAAAATATCGTTAGACCAAAATGAAATTTATCAAGTATGGATTAAATATAATGAGCCTTCTCAAGTCGAGCTTGAAAAACAAAGGTTTTTTAAATTTGAATATGAACCTAAAATCAGCATTATTATGCCTGCATATAATACAGACAGAGAATATTTGATTAAGGCGATCAAATCCGTAATTAACCAGACTTATCCAAATTGGGAACTGTGTATTGCCGACGATGCTTCGACGGAAATTCACGTAAAGGAAATTTTAAAATATTACAAAGAAAAAGATGAAAGAATTAAAGTTATATACAGAACCGAAAACGGTCATATATCAAAAGCTTCTAACAGCGCGCTTTCACTGGCAACGGGAGATTACATAACATTGCTTGACCATGACGACGAACTTTCCGAATTCGCATTATTTTTTGCGGTAAAGGAAATAAACGAATATCCTGAGGCAAAATTGATTTACAGTGATGAAGATAAGATATATTATGACGGCAGCAGGGTTTCGCCTTATTTTAAATGCGACTATAATCCTGATTTATTTTTATCGCAAAATATGATAAGCCATTTAGGTGTTTTTAAAAAATCGATTGTCGACGAAATAGGCGGCTTTAGAGAAGGCTATGAAGGCTCGCAGGATTACGACTTGGCGCTTCGTTTTATAGACAAAATAAAATACGGCGAAATCAGGCATATTCCAAGGGTTTTATACCACTGGGGAATGGGGGAAGGTTCAACGGCTGTAAATATAGGAAATAAATTATATGCGGTATCAGCCGCAAGAAAAGCAATTCAAGACCATTTTGGCAGAATGAATATAAAAGCTAAAGTGGTCGAAGCGCCTTTGATGCCTATTTGGAACCGCGTTATTTACGATATCGAAGGCGGCCATTTAGTGAGCATAATAATTATCACGCATAACGGATATCAATATCTTAAAGACCTTATTAAAAGCATATTTGAAAAAACTTCATATAAAAATTTTGAGATTATATTGATTAATAATAGCGATGATATGCAAACATTGGAATATCTAAAATTATTAAATGAGCATGAAAAAATTAATGTTATATATTACAATAAGCCTTTTAATTATTCTAAAATTATCAATTTTGCAGTTAAATATGCTGATGGCGAAATTCTTGTAATCTTAAACCACGATATGAAAGTAATCAACGACGACTGGCTAAGAGAACTCGTCTCTCATGCGTTGCGCCCCGAAGTAGGGGTTGTTGGAGCCAAGCTTTTGTATCCCGACGATACTATTCAACATGCGGGGGTCGTGGTTGAGCAATATAGACCTATGCATGTATTTTCGCGACTTCATGGAGACGATACCGGTTATGCTGGAAGAGCGAACTTATTACAGAATTATTCAGCCGTTACGGGAGCATGTATGGCTTTAAAAAAAGAATTGTATATGAAAACAGGCGGTATGGACGAGAATTTGCCGATAGCTTATAATGATATAGATTTTTGCATTAAATTAATGCAATTTGGATATTTTAACGTATATACCCCTTATTCGGTTTTATATAATTATGAATCTAAAATCAGAGGATATGAAGATACGGAAGAAAAGAAACTGAGACTTAAAAAAGAAATGGATTATTTAAAAGATAAATGGGGACGATTACTTGAACGGGATTTTGCTTACAATATTAATTTAAGCCATGAGTCTGATAGTTTATTTGGAATAAAATTGCCGGAAAAATTAATTGAAATTATAAATTCCAATATGTCGATAATATTGCATTATTCAGTGGACTATTCCTATGGGAATAAAAACATATTAGATGAGAAATTAAAAAAATCTTTACGAACGATGGAAATCAGTTCTTGA
- the cysC gene encoding adenylyl-sulfate kinase has translation MIIANMLEEVLNTKNYHTYLLDGDNIRHGLSRGLGFSEEDRLENIKRVAEIAKLFVDAGIIVIASFISPLKKHRQTAKEIIGAGDFVEIFIDSPFHECIKRDPKGWYKKALNGEIENYTGVDSPYEKPEKPDAHIKAGGINAEDGVKRIIEILSAINKL, from the coding sequence ATGATAATTGCAAACATGCTCGAGGAAGTCTTAAACACCAAAAATTACCATACTTATTTGCTCGACGGGGACAATATAAGGCACGGTCTAAGCAGAGGACTAGGATTTTCTGAAGAGGACAGGCTGGAAAACATAAAAAGGGTTGCCGAAATCGCTAAACTTTTTGTGGATGCAGGAATAATCGTAATAGCATCGTTTATATCGCCGCTAAAAAAACACAGGCAGACGGCTAAGGAAATAATCGGCGCAGGCGATTTCGTCGAAATATTTATTGATTCGCCTTTCCACGAATGTATAAAAAGAGACCCTAAAGGCTGGTATAAGAAAGCGTTAAACGGGGAAATCGAAAACTATACGGGCGTAGATTCGCCTTACGAAAAGCCGGAAAAGCCGGATGCGCATATAAAGGCCGGCGGTATAAATGCCGAAGATGGGGTTAAAAGAATCATCGAAATATTATCCGCGATAAACAAGCTCTAA
- a CDS encoding glycosyltransferase family 9 protein, which translates to MQKILMLNFTRMGDLIESTSLFKRIKAVYPDSYVTLAVVPDFFEICDFFDDIDEIRIFDMNVILTELQNNQFNFNYETYKKFENALKEFTGENYDIVFNLTHDIASSYFMYILNSKKFVGFSRNREDSLITYGEFLKFFSAIAKVRKASCINLVDIYEKMFNENIMRNVIYKNNNGNSKYNQNNYTGKIYLNTEKKKNTRKRIDEFFSINNVNKNNRIISFAIGASSPLKKWKKEYFAELGKSLLKYDKNIKILILGAKYDEEGGQYIKSYLDNNNCNNVIDLTGKTTVSELVNFVKKSNLLVTNDTGTMHIATAVETDVTVIYTGQAGFYETGPYRENQTLILPDIPCFPCDFKTACTNYLCGEYIRPENVFEIIKLKLENKLNKENLNALNNDCDNLHALNKIIPMVSKFDGYGFMDYLPLKDIKLTFENFRLKIFKLAMESCLANISSQPLSEDDITVFMDNYSYLDENFNFDISKLYNILDIMVNLCIDAMIFCKSLIKISINNEINTDNQKNYIAELFFNLNGIDNSLLLRALAYDELYALNIMHRSAKESTLSYDLFGIAFDRLKNFSRFKLFLKTYKKFIDVFLEEIKLKFN; encoded by the coding sequence ATGCAAAAAATTTTAATGTTAAATTTTACAAGAATGGGGGATCTCATTGAATCCACATCTTTATTTAAACGAATCAAGGCTGTTTATCCGGACAGCTATGTGACGCTTGCAGTGGTTCCTGATTTTTTTGAAATTTGTGATTTTTTTGACGATATAGATGAAATCAGGATTTTTGATATGAATGTTATTTTAACTGAACTTCAAAACAATCAATTTAATTTTAATTATGAGACATACAAAAAATTTGAAAATGCTTTAAAAGAATTTACCGGTGAAAATTATGATATTGTTTTTAATTTAACTCATGATATAGCCAGTTCTTATTTTATGTATATTTTAAATTCAAAAAAATTTGTCGGCTTTTCCAGAAATAGAGAAGATTCTCTAATTACTTACGGGGAATTTTTAAAATTTTTTAGCGCAATTGCAAAAGTTAGAAAGGCAAGCTGTATTAATCTTGTTGATATATATGAAAAAATGTTTAACGAAAATATAATGCGCAACGTTATATATAAAAATAATAATGGCAATAGCAAATATAATCAAAATAATTATACCGGTAAAATTTATTTAAATACCGAAAAAAAAAAGAATACAAGGAAAAGAATAGATGAATTTTTTAGCATAAATAATGTTAATAAAAATAATAGAATTATATCTTTTGCGATAGGTGCTTCTTCCCCTTTAAAAAAATGGAAAAAGGAATATTTTGCAGAATTGGGGAAATCGTTATTGAAATATGATAAAAATATTAAAATATTAATTTTAGGCGCTAAATATGATGAAGAAGGCGGACAATATATTAAAAGTTATTTAGATAATAATAATTGTAATAATGTTATCGATTTGACAGGAAAAACTACTGTTTCTGAACTTGTTAATTTTGTAAAAAAAAGCAATTTGCTTGTTACTAACGATACTGGAACAATGCATATAGCAACTGCCGTTGAAACGGATGTTACAGTTATTTATACCGGGCAGGCAGGTTTTTATGAAACAGGACCGTACAGAGAAAACCAAACACTTATTTTACCTGATATTCCATGTTTTCCATGCGATTTTAAAACGGCATGCACAAATTATTTATGCGGCGAATATATAAGGCCCGAAAATGTTTTTGAAATTATAAAGCTCAAATTAGAAAATAAATTAAATAAAGAAAATTTAAATGCTTTAAATAATGACTGTGATAATTTACATGCTTTAAATAAAATAATCCCTATGGTTTCAAAGTTTGACGGTTATGGATTTATGGATTATTTACCATTGAAAGATATAAAATTAACTTTTGAAAATTTCAGGTTAAAAATATTTAAACTTGCGATGGAATCCTGTCTTGCAAATATTTCCAGTCAACCCTTAAGCGAAGATGATATAACAGTTTTTATGGATAACTATTCATATTTAGATGAAAATTTTAATTTTGATATAAGCAAATTATATAATATTTTAGATATTATGGTAAATTTATGCATAGATGCAATGATTTTTTGCAAATCATTAATTAAAATATCTATAAATAATGAAATTAATACAGATAATCAAAAAAACTATATTGCTGAATTGTTTTTTAATTTAAACGGAATTGACAATTCACTATTGCTTAGGGCTTTAGCTTATGATGAGCTGTATGCTTTAAATATTATGCATAGATCGGCAAAAGAAAGTACTTTAAGCTATGATTTATTTGGAATCGCCTTTGACAGATTAAAAAATTTTTCAAGATTTAAACTTTTTTTGAAAACTTATAAAAAATTTATAGATGTATTTTTAGAAGAAATTAAGTTAAAATTTAATTAA